The Sulfitobacter sp. S223 genome has a window encoding:
- a CDS encoding cytochrome b/b6 domain-containing protein, translating to MDSPPSVPVSGVGIRESQVRVWDPLIRIFHWSLVGGFAVAYITADEWDKAHETVGYIVAGLIAFRLIWGVVGSRHARFSDFLYRPSVVLSFIKESLAMKAKRYIGHNPAGGTMVIALLLAIIGISATGYMMTMDMFWGAEWVEDLHELLVNGTLVLIVLHVGGVVVASFEHKENLVRSMFTGLKRR from the coding sequence ATGGACAGCCCGCCTTCGGTTCCGGTATCGGGTGTCGGCATTCGGGAAAGTCAGGTCCGCGTATGGGATCCCTTGATCCGCATCTTCCACTGGTCTTTGGTAGGTGGATTTGCAGTGGCCTACATCACGGCAGATGAATGGGACAAGGCACACGAGACTGTCGGATACATCGTAGCAGGATTGATAGCGTTTCGCCTGATCTGGGGTGTTGTCGGCTCTCGCCATGCGCGCTTTTCCGATTTTCTCTACCGCCCCTCGGTGGTCCTCTCCTTTATCAAGGAAAGTCTTGCCATGAAGGCCAAACGCTATATCGGTCACAACCCCGCTGGCGGGACCATGGTGATCGCATTGTTGCTGGCAATCATCGGCATTTCGGCCACCGGATACATGATGACGATGGACATGTTTTGGGGGGCGGAGTGGGTCGAGGACCTTCACGAACTGTTGGTAAATGGCACCTTGGTGCTGATTGTGCTGCATGTAGGCGGCGTGGTCGTCGCCAGCTTTGAGCACAAAGAAAACCTTGTCCGTTCCATGTTTACCGGCCTGAAACGACGCTAA
- a CDS encoding MSCRAMM family adhesin SdrC, whose product MKTSMIAILATTTLLVGSVVMASEDRPSSADHMRNLSSGHDAGKNYGSDGHDSDHDESDDNENDSEGHSDDGDRDGHDDSDNDGHGDSDSDGHGDSDSDGHGDSDGHGDSDGHGDSDSDGHGDSDHD is encoded by the coding sequence ATGAAAACCTCAATGATTGCGATCCTTGCGACGACAACGCTATTGGTCGGCTCTGTTGTGATGGCGAGTGAAGACCGCCCCTCAAGTGCAGACCACATGCGCAACCTCAGTTCCGGTCATGATGCCGGCAAAAACTATGGCTCGGACGGCCATGACAGTGACCACGATGAGTCTGACGACAATGAGAACGATAGCGAGGGACACAGTGACGACGGCGATAGGGACGGACACGACGACAGTGACAATGACGGACACGGCGACAGCGACAGCGACGGACATGGCGACAGCGACAGTGACGGCCACGGCGACAGCGACGGCCACGGCGACAGCGACGGACATGGCGACAGCGATAGTGACGGACATGGCGACAGCGACCACGATTGA
- a CDS encoding ABC transporter ATP-binding protein, translating into MSLVLEGVSTVVNGQTHIYPTDLELSSGTMNVLLGPTSSGKTSLMRIMAGLDVPTKGKVIWGGKDVTGMRVQDRGVAMVYQQFINYPSMTVYENIASPMRLLGKSKDQIEEAVKKAADLMKLSPFLDRKPLELSGGQQQRCALARALVKDAGLVLLDEPLANLDYKLREELRAEIPKIFEEAGSIFVYATTEPEEALLLGGHTAAMWEGKITQFGTTPTVYRQPVNATTARVFSDPPMNFLDIQKSGDRLLFGDGQSAPAFGAFEGLKDGSYIAGFRPNHLELAKQAPGALEFTGKLNVTEITGSETFIHLDHHGENWVGLVHGVKSLEIGALLNVYLDPKHVYIFAQNGTSVAPAAYALAA; encoded by the coding sequence ATGTCACTTGTCCTTGAGGGTGTGTCCACGGTCGTTAACGGCCAGACACATATATACCCAACAGATCTGGAGCTTTCATCAGGAACGATGAATGTTTTGCTTGGACCAACATCATCGGGGAAAACGTCGTTGATGCGCATAATGGCCGGGCTTGATGTGCCGACGAAGGGCAAGGTTATCTGGGGCGGCAAAGACGTGACTGGTATGCGGGTGCAGGACCGTGGCGTTGCGATGGTATATCAGCAGTTCATTAATTATCCGTCGATGACCGTTTACGAAAACATTGCCAGCCCGATGCGGCTGTTGGGCAAATCCAAAGACCAGATCGAAGAAGCTGTTAAGAAAGCGGCTGACCTGATGAAGCTGTCGCCCTTTTTGGATCGCAAACCACTTGAACTATCGGGCGGACAGCAGCAGCGCTGCGCCCTTGCCCGTGCGCTGGTCAAGGATGCAGGCCTTGTGTTGTTGGACGAACCCCTTGCCAACCTTGACTATAAACTACGCGAAGAATTGCGTGCCGAAATCCCCAAGATATTCGAGGAAGCGGGATCGATCTTTGTATATGCCACAACCGAGCCTGAAGAAGCCCTGCTGCTGGGCGGACACACGGCAGCGATGTGGGAAGGCAAGATCACCCAGTTCGGCACAACACCGACGGTTTATCGCCAACCTGTTAACGCCACCACGGCGCGGGTATTTTCCGATCCGCCGATGAATTTTCTAGACATCCAGAAATCCGGTGATCGTCTCCTGTTCGGCGACGGACAATCCGCACCAGCCTTCGGTGCTTTTGAAGGGCTGAAAGATGGCAGCTATATCGCGGGATTTCGTCCCAACCATCTTGAGCTGGCGAAACAGGCACCGGGTGCACTTGAATTCACGGGAAAGCTGAACGTGACCGAGATCACCGGATCAGAGACTTTCATCCATCTGGACCATCATGGCGAAAACTGGGTTGGCCTTGTGCACGGTGTCAAATCCTTGGAAATCGGCGCATTGCTAAATGTCTACCTTGACCCGAAACACGTCTATATCTTTGCCCAAAACGGCACATCGGTGGCACCTGCCGCCTATGCACTTGCGGCTTGA
- a CDS encoding PepSY domain-containing protein: protein MKFVSAITVAASLIAVPAFASKISCDSGPQDGWMSKEAILETAKGLGYDTRAVKVERGCYEVYAISPKGERVEMFFNPTNGELVGVKEDD from the coding sequence ATGAAATTTGTTAGCGCAATAACCGTCGCTGCAAGCCTGATCGCAGTTCCTGCCTTTGCAAGCAAAATCTCCTGCGACAGTGGGCCACAAGACGGCTGGATGAGCAAGGAAGCCATTCTGGAAACGGCAAAAGGCCTTGGCTATGACACCCGCGCCGTGAAAGTCGAACGCGGATGTTACGAAGTCTACGCAATCTCGCCCAAGGGTGAGCGTGTTGAGATGTTCTTTAACCCGACCAACGGTGAACTAGTTGGCGTGAAGGAGGACGATTGA
- the glpD gene encoding glycerol-3-phosphate dehydrogenase translates to MGQNGNQDIVDLFVIGGGINGCGIARDAVGRGLSVELAEMNDLASATSSASTKLFHGGLRYLEYWEIRLVREALIERETLLKAMPHISWPMRFVLPYHKDMRFESDTPTSKVLNILMPWMKGRRPAWLIRLGLFMYDNLGGRKVLKGTTSLDLKGTPEGAPLQDRFEKAYEYSDCWIEDSRLVVLNARDAQNRGARINVRTKVVSAAQVDGMWRITLEGQNGEQRIVTARMIVNAGGPWVEDVIRNTMRINTTEGVRLVRGSHIVTRKLYDHDKCYFFQGEDGRIIFTIPYETDFTLIGTTDADHTDVNQKPVCTPEEQDYLLGFASKYLKKPVTRDDIVFTYSGVRPLYNDGASSATAATRDYVLKLDQSAGAPVLNVFGGKITTYRKLAESALEKIAPLFAQTGPPWTAGVALPGGDFPVDGVGPLTAQLKAKYPFLSERWLDRLVKAYGSEVFDLLGDAQTEGDLGQNFGSDLTEREVNWLVEREFANTADDIVWRRSKLGLRMTAEEIDALDSWLANSAADLPGQHAV, encoded by the coding sequence TTGGGTCAGAATGGAAATCAGGACATTGTCGATTTGTTCGTCATCGGGGGCGGCATCAACGGATGCGGCATTGCCCGTGACGCGGTTGGCCGTGGGCTGAGCGTTGAACTGGCTGAAATGAACGATCTTGCCTCCGCCACCTCTTCTGCCTCAACCAAGTTGTTTCATGGTGGCCTTCGCTATCTTGAGTATTGGGAAATCCGTCTTGTCCGAGAGGCGCTGATCGAGCGCGAGACCCTCCTGAAGGCGATGCCCCACATCTCGTGGCCGATGCGTTTTGTGCTACCCTACCATAAGGACATGCGCTTCGAGAGCGACACGCCCACATCTAAAGTCCTGAATATTCTAATGCCGTGGATGAAGGGGCGCAGGCCCGCATGGCTTATCCGGCTTGGCCTTTTTATGTATGACAATCTGGGCGGCCGAAAAGTTCTTAAGGGAACAACATCGTTGGATTTAAAGGGTACGCCAGAGGGTGCGCCGCTTCAGGACCGCTTTGAAAAAGCTTATGAGTATTCTGATTGCTGGATTGAAGACAGTCGGCTGGTGGTTCTGAACGCCCGAGACGCCCAAAACCGCGGCGCCCGCATTAATGTGCGCACCAAGGTGGTTTCGGCCGCGCAAGTCGATGGAATGTGGCGGATCACACTTGAGGGGCAAAACGGTGAGCAGCGTATCGTCACCGCACGTATGATCGTGAACGCTGGTGGCCCTTGGGTTGAAGATGTCATTCGCAACACGATGCGGATCAACACAACCGAAGGCGTCCGTCTGGTGCGCGGCAGCCATATCGTAACACGCAAGTTATATGACCACGATAAATGCTACTTCTTTCAGGGCGAAGACGGGCGGATCATTTTCACGATACCTTACGAGACCGATTTCACCTTGATTGGCACCACCGATGCAGACCACACTGACGTAAATCAAAAACCTGTCTGCACCCCGGAAGAGCAGGATTACCTGTTGGGTTTTGCCTCGAAGTACCTGAAGAAACCGGTCACCCGCGATGACATAGTTTTCACCTATTCCGGTGTGCGCCCGCTCTACAATGATGGGGCCAGTTCGGCGACGGCGGCGACGCGCGATTACGTTCTAAAGCTGGACCAATCTGCAGGTGCACCTGTCTTGAATGTCTTTGGCGGCAAGATCACGACCTACCGTAAACTCGCGGAGAGCGCGCTGGAAAAAATTGCGCCTCTCTTTGCCCAAACCGGCCCGCCATGGACCGCAGGGGTTGCCCTGCCGGGTGGGGATTTTCCGGTTGATGGCGTCGGTCCGCTGACCGCGCAATTGAAAGCGAAATACCCGTTCCTATCAGAACGCTGGCTTGATCGACTGGTTAAAGCTTATGGATCAGAAGTCTTCGATCTGCTGGGTGACGCTCAAACGGAGGGCGATCTGGGGCAAAACTTCGGATCGGATTTGACGGAACGCGAAGTAAACTGGTTGGTTGAGCGGGAATTCGCAAATACTGCTGACGATATTGTTTGGCGACGCTCGAAGTTGGGGCTCAGAATGACGGCAGAAGAAATTGATGCGTTGGACAGTTGGTTGGCGAATTCCGCCGCCGATCTGCCCGGGCAACACGCAGTGTGA
- a CDS encoding ABC transporter ATP-binding protein — protein sequence MAKITLENLAHSYLPNPKSEDDFALKELNHDWVDGEAYALLGASGCGKSTLLNIISGLLHPSQGRILFNDRDVTMAPTTERNIAQVFQFPVVYDTMTVRDNLAFPLRNRGADATYIKDRVQQIAAMIGMEATLDHKARGLTADAKQKISLGRGMVREDVNALLFDEPLTVIDPHMKWELRTQLKSLHHEFGHTMIYVTHDQTEALTFADKVVVMYDGRVVQMGTPQQLFEQPEHTFVGYFIGSPGMNVLTAQVDGEKAVLEGTQISLGKGFGALSGKVELGVRPEFTSLSAGEDGLPVTIKRVEDVGRHKIVRADFHGTEINILAEEGAEISPDMNRVVFDPAGINVYSDSWRVAPKVA from the coding sequence ATGGCAAAAATCACCCTCGAAAATCTGGCACATTCCTATCTGCCCAATCCCAAAAGCGAAGATGACTTTGCACTTAAGGAACTGAACCACGACTGGGTCGACGGCGAAGCCTACGCGCTGCTGGGCGCCTCTGGCTGTGGTAAATCCACATTGCTCAATATCATTTCAGGCCTGCTGCACCCTTCTCAGGGGCGCATCCTGTTCAATGACCGTGACGTAACGATGGCCCCGACGACAGAGCGGAACATCGCACAGGTTTTCCAGTTTCCCGTCGTTTATGACACGATGACTGTCCGCGACAACCTAGCATTCCCGCTGCGCAACCGCGGTGCCGATGCGACCTATATCAAAGACCGCGTTCAGCAAATTGCAGCGATGATCGGGATGGAAGCGACGCTTGACCATAAGGCCCGCGGCCTGACTGCGGATGCCAAACAAAAGATATCTTTGGGCCGCGGCATGGTGCGTGAGGACGTCAATGCGCTTTTGTTTGATGAGCCGTTGACGGTCATCGACCCGCATATGAAATGGGAATTGCGCACGCAATTGAAGTCCCTGCACCATGAGTTCGGGCATACGATGATCTATGTGACGCACGACCAGACAGAAGCGCTGACTTTTGCGGACAAAGTCGTGGTGATGTATGATGGCCGCGTCGTCCAGATGGGGACACCCCAACAGCTTTTTGAACAACCTGAGCATACATTCGTCGGCTATTTCATCGGCTCGCCGGGTATGAACGTGCTGACTGCGCAAGTAGACGGTGAAAAGGCTGTGCTTGAGGGCACGCAGATTTCCCTTGGCAAAGGCTTTGGCGCGCTGTCGGGCAAAGTGGAATTGGGTGTCCGGCCCGAGTTCACATCGCTGAGCGCAGGTGAAGATGGGCTGCCGGTTACGATCAAGCGAGTGGAAGACGTTGGCCGCCACAAGATCGTGCGGGCAGACTTCCACGGCACAGAGATTAACATCCTTGCTGAAGAAGGCGCCGAAATTTCGCCCGACATGAACCGCGTGGTGTTCGATCCGGCCGGTATCAATGTCTATTCAGATAGCTGGCGCGTCGCGCCGAAGGTGGCCTGA
- the rlmF gene encoding 23S rRNA (adenine(1618)-N(6))-methyltransferase RlmF: protein MATKTNLHPRNLHREGYDFERLVADSPELDTFTIRNPVGQTTIDFQDVGAVRMLNRALLKTYYNIDFWDIPAKYLCPPIPGRVDYIHYLADLLADSNNQEIPRGGQIKALDIGTGASLVYPLTGQSEYGWHFTGVDIDPAAIKSAQQICEANKLKITLRRQDVRENIFRGVIEPSDAFHVTLCNPPFHASKEHANKGTQRKWSNLGKGPSKKLNFGGQNAELWYPGGEIKFIASMVKQSMEFANQCLWFTSLVSKKDNLKPLSRILKNAKVAEFKVVEMAQGQKTSRFIAWTYIKENQRPLFMKDMRQ from the coding sequence ATGGCTACCAAGACCAATCTTCACCCCCGTAATCTGCACAGAGAAGGTTATGATTTTGAGCGCCTAGTGGCGGATTCGCCTGAACTTGATACATTCACGATCCGTAACCCTGTCGGTCAAACAACGATTGATTTTCAAGACGTCGGCGCGGTCCGTATGCTCAACCGTGCGTTGCTGAAGACCTATTACAACATCGATTTTTGGGACATCCCTGCCAAGTACCTATGCCCGCCGATCCCTGGTCGCGTCGACTACATTCACTATCTGGCGGACTTGCTTGCCGACAGCAACAATCAAGAGATCCCGCGTGGCGGCCAAATCAAGGCATTAGACATCGGCACTGGCGCGAGCTTGGTTTATCCTCTCACGGGGCAGAGCGAATACGGCTGGCACTTCACTGGTGTGGATATCGATCCGGCTGCCATCAAATCGGCACAGCAGATTTGCGAAGCAAACAAGCTGAAAATTACCCTTAGACGACAAGATGTACGTGAGAATATCTTTCGAGGAGTGATCGAACCCAGCGATGCTTTTCACGTCACCCTGTGCAACCCGCCTTTCCATGCTTCCAAGGAACACGCCAATAAAGGCACCCAACGCAAGTGGAGCAACCTTGGCAAGGGTCCTTCAAAAAAACTTAATTTCGGCGGTCAGAACGCCGAGCTTTGGTATCCGGGTGGTGAGATAAAGTTTATCGCCAGCATGGTTAAACAGAGCATGGAATTCGCCAACCAATGTTTGTGGTTCACCTCATTGGTGTCGAAAAAGGACAACCTCAAGCCACTCTCCAGAATTCTTAAAAACGCTAAAGTTGCTGAATTTAAGGTCGTTGAAATGGCGCAGGGGCAAAAAACAAGTCGCTTTATTGCTTGGACTTACATCAAGGAAAACCAGCGACCTTTGTTTATGAAAGACATGCGTCAATAG
- a CDS encoding response regulator transcription factor translates to MRVLLIEDDDRIRADVTAALEASGYIVDSETSGEEGWFLGDTEVYGAVILDLGLPEMDGLTVLKRWRQAGRTMPVLVLTARGTWSERVEGIDAGADDYLPKPFHMEELIARLGAIIRRSGGQASPVITAGEVELDTRQMKITVRGIPVSLSPQEYRLVSYLMINIGRVVPQQELAEHLQSVHFERESNAVEVLVGRIRRKLSTALIQTRRGFGYIIEEDTPE, encoded by the coding sequence ATGCGCGTCTTGTTGATCGAAGATGATGACCGAATTCGTGCCGATGTCACCGCAGCGCTGGAGGCGTCAGGATATATCGTGGACAGCGAAACATCCGGTGAGGAAGGATGGTTTCTGGGCGATACTGAGGTCTACGGCGCGGTTATCCTTGATTTGGGCCTACCGGAAATGGATGGTTTGACCGTTCTGAAACGTTGGCGTCAAGCGGGCCGCACCATGCCGGTGCTTGTTCTGACCGCACGCGGCACGTGGAGCGAGCGGGTCGAAGGCATTGATGCAGGCGCTGATGATTACCTGCCAAAGCCTTTTCATATGGAAGAGTTGATTGCACGTCTGGGGGCCATCATCCGGCGCTCGGGCGGTCAGGCTAGCCCCGTCATCACCGCTGGCGAGGTCGAGCTTGACACACGTCAAATGAAAATCACCGTGCGCGGCATTCCTGTTTCGCTGTCACCACAAGAATACCGGCTTGTTTCCTATCTGATGATCAACATCGGGCGGGTCGTGCCCCAACAAGAGCTGGCAGAGCATCTGCAATCCGTCCATTTTGAACGGGAATCAAATGCCGTTGAAGTGTTGGTTGGCCGGATCAGGCGGAAGCTTTCCACGGCCTTGATCCAGACACGGCGTGGTTTCGGCTATATCATCGAAGAGGACACGCCAGAATGA
- a CDS encoding DeoR/GlpR family DNA-binding transcription regulator, which produces MASNFRQKEILDLARKEGKVTVDGLADLYDVTVQTIRRDLSDLAESGRLERVHGGAVVPSGVVNIVYEERRRLNDVGKKAIAVECARAIPDGASVFMNIGTTTEAVAHELLDHENLLVVTNNLNIANILAINHSCEIILAGGVLRRADGGIVGGLTVEMVKQFKFDYSVLGCSAIDADGDLLDFDGQEVMVSRIAIQRSRKVMIVADHLKFTRKAPLTICSLSDVDVLYTDGKLSPELTANCDSWGCRVVTV; this is translated from the coding sequence ATGGCCTCAAATTTCAGGCAGAAGGAAATCCTTGATCTTGCCCGCAAGGAGGGAAAAGTCACAGTGGATGGCCTCGCGGATCTTTACGACGTCACCGTGCAGACCATCAGGCGTGATCTTTCCGATCTTGCAGAAAGCGGTCGACTTGAAAGAGTACATGGCGGTGCGGTTGTGCCTTCCGGCGTTGTGAACATCGTCTATGAAGAGCGCCGTCGCCTGAACGATGTTGGCAAAAAAGCAATTGCTGTTGAATGTGCCCGCGCTATCCCTGATGGGGCATCGGTTTTCATGAATATAGGCACAACTACCGAAGCGGTCGCGCATGAGTTGCTGGATCATGAGAATCTGCTGGTGGTCACAAACAACCTGAATATTGCGAACATTCTTGCCATCAATCACAGCTGCGAAATCATTCTGGCAGGTGGTGTATTGCGCCGCGCAGACGGCGGCATTGTTGGTGGTTTGACAGTCGAAATGGTGAAGCAGTTCAAGTTCGATTATTCTGTTCTGGGTTGCTCGGCCATTGATGCGGACGGTGACCTGCTGGATTTCGATGGGCAAGAAGTGATGGTCAGCAGAATCGCGATACAGCGGTCGCGCAAGGTTATGATTGTGGCTGACCACCTGAAGTTCACGCGGAAAGCACCCCTGACAATCTGCTCGTTGAGCGATGTTGACGTGCTGTATACCGACGGCAAGTTATCACCAGAGCTGACTGCGAATTGTGACAGCTGGGGGTGTCGGGTTGTGACTGTTTGA
- a CDS encoding carbohydrate ABC transporter permease, which yields MKKTVNQKAWFLILPVLVLVAFSAVIPLMTVVNYSVQDTFGNNKFFWAGLEWFEEMLASERMWNALGRQITFSAIILAIEIPLGIFVALNMPKKGFWASFCLVLMSLPLLIPWNVVGTIWQIFGRVDIGLLGYTLAALGIDYNYTQNFYAAWITVIVMDVWHWTSLVALLAYAGLQSIPDAYYQAAKIDQASRWKVFRFIELPKIMGVLMIAILLRFMDSFMIYTEPFVVTGGGPGNSTTFLSIDLVKMALGQFDLGPAAAFSIMYYLVILLVSYVFYTVMTNLDKRDGH from the coding sequence ATGAAAAAGACAGTTAATCAAAAAGCATGGTTCCTCATTCTCCCCGTTCTGGTGCTGGTGGCATTTTCTGCGGTGATCCCGCTGATGACTGTGGTGAATTATTCGGTTCAGGATACGTTCGGGAACAACAAGTTTTTCTGGGCGGGCCTCGAATGGTTCGAAGAGATGCTGGCATCTGAGCGCATGTGGAATGCTCTGGGGCGACAAATCACGTTTTCCGCAATCATTCTGGCCATCGAAATACCGCTTGGCATTTTTGTCGCGTTGAACATGCCGAAGAAGGGTTTCTGGGCCTCGTTTTGCTTGGTCCTGATGTCGCTACCATTGCTCATCCCGTGGAATGTGGTCGGCACGATTTGGCAGATTTTTGGCCGCGTCGATATTGGCCTTCTTGGCTATACTTTGGCGGCCTTGGGCATTGACTATAACTATACCCAAAACTTCTATGCCGCTTGGATCACGGTCATTGTCATGGACGTTTGGCACTGGACCTCACTGGTTGCCCTTTTGGCCTATGCGGGTTTGCAGTCCATCCCGGACGCCTATTACCAAGCGGCCAAGATCGATCAAGCCAGCCGCTGGAAAGTCTTCCGGTTTATCGAGCTACCCAAGATCATGGGAGTACTGATGATCGCGATCCTGCTGCGATTTATGGACAGCTTCATGATTTACACCGAACCTTTCGTGGTGACGGGCGGCGGACCAGGTAACTCGACCACATTCTTGTCGATTGATCTGGTGAAGATGGCACTGGGGCAATTTGACCTTGGTCCCGCTGCGGCGTTCTCGATCATGTATTATCTTGTGATCCTGCTGGTGTCTTACGTGTTCTACACCGTGATGACGAACCTTGATAAAAGGGATGGTCACTGA
- a CDS encoding HAMP domain-containing histidine kinase yields MTSRPRSLRIRLLLISAGIVIIALLVTGAGLTKIFERHSERRVAEELDIFLDQLSGAVQWSVDQRLSLTRDLADPRFKKVFSGLYWQIRNDQNGSLLRSRSLWDSELILPDDALAAGDIHQHIIESSFSRALLIREQMITISAGGQLIDLRVSVAIDASEIERLATDFRTDLIPALSLLGLVLMAGFGFQIAAGLKPLNSLKAAVNKVRSGKKSRLDTAVPREIYPLVEEVNSLLDLQEKSMVRARDRAADLAHGLKTPLTALVTDITRLRANNQTEIADDIEDLALRMQRLMERELSQARIRHGSSGHKSSVAAAAEAIIRTLQRTPRGEKIDIIQEFKVRADVAMDQDDLNEVLGNLLENAVRHASSRVSVSIIDNAGKARVSIEDDGKGISEKQADAMMHRGQRMDAKGTGAGLGLAIVQDILEASNAVMFLTKGKWGGLKVVLDIPKAAVRAKRG; encoded by the coding sequence ATGACCTCGCGACCACGTTCCTTGCGCATCCGCCTTCTGCTCATCTCGGCCGGCATTGTCATAATCGCACTTCTGGTCACAGGGGCGGGCCTGACCAAAATATTCGAGCGGCATTCAGAACGCCGTGTGGCGGAAGAACTGGACATCTTTCTTGATCAACTCTCGGGCGCTGTCCAGTGGAGCGTGGATCAAAGACTATCACTCACTCGTGATCTTGCAGATCCCCGCTTCAAGAAGGTTTTTAGCGGCCTCTATTGGCAAATTCGAAATGATCAAAACGGGTCATTGCTGAGATCACGATCCTTGTGGGATTCCGAACTGATCCTGCCAGACGATGCACTTGCTGCAGGAGACATTCATCAACACATCATCGAAAGTTCATTCAGCCGCGCGCTTTTGATCCGCGAACAGATGATTACGATATCTGCTGGCGGCCAGTTGATTGACCTGCGCGTCTCGGTCGCAATCGACGCCTCGGAGATCGAAAGGTTGGCCACTGATTTTCGCACCGATCTGATCCCGGCGCTGTCCTTGCTTGGGCTGGTTCTGATGGCGGGTTTCGGGTTTCAAATCGCCGCAGGCCTGAAGCCGCTGAATTCACTCAAGGCTGCGGTGAACAAGGTGCGCTCTGGCAAAAAGTCGCGATTGGATACGGCTGTCCCGCGTGAGATTTACCCTCTCGTGGAGGAGGTCAATTCCCTTCTGGACCTTCAGGAAAAATCAATGGTCCGTGCGCGCGACAGGGCCGCCGATCTGGCTCATGGGCTTAAAACGCCACTCACAGCGCTGGTCACTGACATCACAAGGTTGCGCGCCAACAACCAGACTGAAATTGCCGATGACATAGAGGATCTTGCCCTGCGGATGCAGCGCCTGATGGAGCGCGAACTGTCCCAAGCGCGCATTAGACACGGCAGCAGCGGCCATAAATCATCTGTGGCTGCGGCTGCCGAAGCAATCATCCGCACCCTGCAAAGAACCCCGCGGGGCGAAAAAATAGACATAATCCAAGAATTCAAAGTGCGTGCTGATGTGGCAATGGATCAAGACGATTTGAACGAGGTGCTGGGCAATCTATTGGAAAATGCGGTGCGGCACGCCTCCTCCCGCGTCAGCGTCTCCATCATTGACAATGCCGGCAAAGCCCGCGTTTCGATTGAGGACGACGGGAAAGGTATCAGCGAAAAACAGGCGGATGCCATGATGCATCGGGGCCAACGGATGGACGCAAAAGGAACAGGTGCGGGCCTTGGCCTTGCTATTGTTCAGGATATTCTGGAGGCATCAAATGCCGTCATGTTCCTCACAAAAGGGAAATGGGGAGGGTTGAAGGTCGTGTTGGACATCCCCAAAGCCGCCGTTCGTGCCAAACGCGGCTAA
- a CDS encoding PepSY domain-containing protein gives MKKTSLLIAAFIALIMTPVLADDDDDDEKYGLQALMEARRAGDVLPLITILKHIHPITGDNVVAIEFEQDDGRYKYGVYYLDDNGRRREVYVDAQSGNVLEDELAD, from the coding sequence ATGAAAAAGACTTCACTACTGATCGCAGCCTTCATCGCACTTATTATGACACCGGTTCTGGCGGATGATGACGACGACGATGAAAAATATGGCCTTCAGGCCCTCATGGAAGCCCGCCGCGCAGGTGATGTGCTTCCTTTGATCACGATCCTGAAACACATTCACCCAATCACCGGCGACAATGTCGTCGCAATTGAGTTTGAACAGGATGACGGTCGCTACAAATACGGCGTCTATTATCTGGACGACAACGGCCGCCGCCGTGAAGTCTATGTGGACGCTCAGTCGGGTAACGTGCTCGAAGATGAATTGGCAGACTGA